A DNA window from Pseudomonas sp. B21-056 contains the following coding sequences:
- a CDS encoding SDR family oxidoreductase, which translates to MSDIQNKVVVITGASSGIGEAAARLLAARGARVVLGARRVDRLQALVQELEAAGQRAICRAVDVTRRDDVQNLIDFAVERFGKVDVIINNAGVMPLSKLEALKVDEWDRMIDVNIRGVLHGIAAGLPLMQRQRSGQFINIASIGAYAVSPTAAVYCATKYAVRAISEGLRQEVGGDVRVTVISPGVTESELAESISDEGGRAEMREFRRISIPAEAIARAIAYAIEQPADVDVSELVVRPTASPY; encoded by the coding sequence ATGTCCGATATCCAGAACAAAGTAGTCGTGATTACCGGTGCCAGTAGCGGGATTGGTGAAGCGGCAGCACGTCTGCTGGCCGCCCGCGGTGCCCGCGTAGTACTCGGCGCCCGGCGCGTCGATCGTCTGCAAGCGCTGGTCCAGGAACTCGAGGCCGCCGGTCAACGGGCTATCTGCAGGGCCGTGGACGTGACCCGGCGCGACGATGTCCAGAATCTGATCGACTTCGCCGTCGAACGTTTCGGCAAGGTGGATGTGATTATCAACAACGCCGGCGTCATGCCGCTCTCCAAACTCGAGGCGCTGAAGGTCGATGAGTGGGATCGGATGATCGACGTCAACATCCGTGGTGTGCTCCACGGCATTGCGGCTGGGCTGCCATTGATGCAACGTCAGCGTAGCGGCCAGTTCATCAACATCGCTTCCATTGGTGCCTACGCCGTCAGCCCTACCGCCGCTGTGTATTGCGCCACTAAATATGCGGTGCGGGCCATTTCCGAAGGCTTGCGCCAGGAGGTTGGGGGTGATGTGCGGGTGACGGTGATTTCCCCCGGCGTGACCGAATCGGAACTGGCTGAGAGCATTTCCGATGAGGGTGGCCGCGCCGAAATGCGCGAGTTCCGCAGAATCTCGATTCCCGCCGAGGCGATTGCCCGGGCGATTGCCTACGCCATCGAACAACCGGCGGATGTGGACGTCAGCGAACTGGTGGTGCGGCCGACGGCCAGCCCGTACTGA
- a CDS encoding AraC family transcriptional regulator — MSVSTSIQVAPDEDVNPRRAELADLMKRFAPQNGIHPTAIKALSLIRSDELSDALHIVHKPGLCVIIEGRKEVRLADECYVYDPLNYLVVSVSLPLAGQVIEASPERPYLCIRLDIDPAQICRLIADASPIAVPPRKTGRGLFLDRIDTPLLDAMLRLLRLLDSPDDIAALAPLAQQEIFYRLLRGAQGQRLHEIAIPDTQAHRISRAIEWLNTHYAEPLSIDNLAQMINLSPSALHHRFKAVTAMSPLQYQKQLRLQEARRLLLAESGDVSSVGYKMGYESPSQFSREYSRLFGASPSKDIARLRAQALQTESF; from the coding sequence ATGTCGGTATCCACGTCCATACAGGTTGCGCCAGACGAGGACGTCAACCCGCGTCGCGCTGAACTGGCGGACCTGATGAAACGCTTCGCCCCGCAGAATGGTATTCACCCCACCGCCATCAAGGCCCTGAGCCTGATTCGCAGCGACGAACTGAGCGACGCCCTGCACATCGTGCACAAGCCGGGCCTGTGCGTGATCATCGAGGGGCGCAAGGAGGTTCGGCTCGCAGACGAATGCTACGTTTATGATCCACTCAACTATCTGGTGGTCTCTGTCTCGCTACCGTTGGCCGGCCAGGTAATCGAAGCCAGCCCCGAGCGCCCTTACCTGTGCATTCGCCTGGACATCGACCCGGCGCAGATCTGCAGACTGATTGCCGACGCCAGCCCCATTGCTGTACCGCCTCGGAAGACCGGCCGCGGGCTGTTCCTGGACAGGATCGACACACCACTGCTCGATGCGATGTTGCGCTTGCTGCGGCTATTGGACAGCCCAGACGATATCGCAGCCCTGGCGCCCCTCGCCCAGCAGGAGATTTTCTATCGGCTGCTGCGCGGCGCCCAAGGCCAGCGCTTGCATGAAATTGCCATCCCGGACACCCAGGCCCATCGCATCAGTCGAGCTATCGAGTGGCTCAATACCCATTACGCCGAGCCGCTGAGCATCGACAACCTGGCACAGATGATCAATCTCAGCCCTTCGGCGCTTCATCATCGCTTCAAAGCCGTCACCGCCATGAGTCCGTTGCAGTATCAGAAGCAACTGCGCTTGCAAGAGGCCCGGCGGTTGCTGTTGGCGGAGAGTGGCGATGTTTCGTCGGTCGGCTACAAAATGGGGTATGAAAGCCCTTCACAGTTCAGCCGAGAGTACAGTCGCCTCTTCGGCGCTTCGCCAAGCAAGGATATCGCTCGCCTGCGTGCCCAGGCCTTGCAGACCGAAAGCTTTTGA
- a CDS encoding SRPBCC family protein, giving the protein MHLSDRIERKILLKAPRSQVWRALANAEAFGRWFGVALEGKRFVAGERTQGQITYPGYEHLTWDVAVERVEPERVFSFRWHPYAIEPQVDYSQEPETRVQFELEDIDGGTLLKVVESGFDGIPEARRLKAFRMDSRGWDEQMANIEEFLTRS; this is encoded by the coding sequence ATGCATTTATCCGATCGCATCGAAAGAAAGATCCTGCTCAAGGCGCCGCGTTCCCAGGTCTGGCGGGCCCTGGCCAATGCCGAAGCCTTTGGCAGATGGTTTGGCGTGGCCCTGGAAGGCAAACGGTTTGTGGCCGGTGAACGGACCCAGGGACAGATCACTTATCCCGGTTATGAGCACCTTACCTGGGACGTGGCGGTGGAGCGGGTCGAGCCCGAACGGGTGTTCTCGTTTCGCTGGCATCCCTACGCCATCGAACCCCAGGTGGATTACTCCCAAGAGCCCGAGACGCGGGTTCAGTTCGAGTTGGAGGATATCGACGGAGGCACCTTGCTCAAGGTGGTGGAGTCAGGGTTTGACGGCATTCCCGAGGCGCGCCGACTCAAGGCTTTTCGCATGGACAGCCGCGGTTGGGACGAGCAGATGGCCAATATCGAGGAGTTCCTGACCAGGTCCTGA
- a CDS encoding lysozyme inhibitor LprI family protein: MPPRLLLALTPLLFIAAAQADDCTNAITQSEMNQCAAQEKNAADTELNNLYKQITARLKDNPEAKQLLVKAQRAWISFRDTECNFSASGVEGGSVYPLIYGNCITALTKARVETFKTYLKCKEGDLSCPVPEA; this comes from the coding sequence ATGCCCCCACGCTTGCTTCTGGCTCTGACACCGTTGCTCTTTATCGCCGCAGCCCAAGCCGACGACTGCACCAATGCCATCACCCAGAGCGAGATGAACCAATGCGCGGCCCAAGAGAAGAACGCCGCCGACACCGAATTGAACAACCTTTACAAGCAGATCACTGCGCGCCTGAAAGACAATCCCGAGGCCAAGCAGTTGCTGGTCAAGGCACAGCGGGCCTGGATCAGCTTCCGTGATACCGAATGCAATTTCTCTGCGTCTGGCGTTGAAGGTGGCAGTGTTTATCCTCTGATCTACGGCAACTGCATCACGGCGCTCACCAAGGCGCGAGTCGAGACCTTCAAGACCTATCTCAAGTGCAAGGAAGGGGACCTGAGCTGCCCGGTGCCTGAGGCATAA
- the rhtA gene encoding threonine/homoserine exporter RhtA, protein MNSPHRSLASTLYPVALLLIAMASIQSGASLAKSMFPVIGAQGTTTLRLIFASIIMLLLLRPWRAKLTAQSLRTVVVYGMALGGMNFLFYMSVRTTPLGIAVALEFTGPLAVAIYNSRRAIDFLWIALAVIGLLLLIPTGATTAGIDPIGAGYALGAGVCWALYILFGQKAGADNGVQTAALGVVIAALFVAPIGIVHAGATLLTPSLIPIAIGVAILSTALPYTLEMIALTRLPARTFGTLMSIEPAVAALSGFVFLQEYLSLAQWMAIACIILASIGATLTLNNAVKPAIAAD, encoded by the coding sequence ATGAATTCCCCACACCGCAGCCTGGCCTCCACCTTGTACCCGGTTGCCCTGCTGTTGATCGCTATGGCATCCATCCAGTCCGGCGCTTCACTGGCCAAAAGTATGTTCCCGGTAATAGGCGCACAAGGCACTACGACGTTAAGGCTCATTTTTGCCAGCATCATCATGCTGCTACTGCTGCGCCCCTGGCGCGCCAAGCTGACCGCCCAATCCTTGCGTACCGTGGTCGTCTACGGAATGGCATTGGGAGGCATGAACTTCCTGTTCTATATGTCAGTGCGCACGACCCCACTGGGAATCGCCGTGGCGTTGGAGTTTACCGGTCCCCTGGCGGTGGCTATTTATAACTCTCGCCGGGCAATCGACTTTCTCTGGATTGCCCTGGCGGTGATCGGCCTCCTTCTGCTGATACCAACGGGAGCCACCACCGCTGGCATTGACCCGATCGGCGCCGGCTATGCGTTGGGAGCGGGTGTCTGCTGGGCGCTCTATATCCTGTTTGGCCAGAAGGCCGGTGCAGACAATGGCGTACAGACTGCCGCGTTGGGCGTAGTGATCGCCGCCCTGTTCGTTGCCCCTATCGGCATCGTCCATGCCGGAGCCACCCTACTGACACCGAGCCTGATTCCGATCGCCATTGGTGTTGCAATCCTGTCCACTGCCCTGCCTTACACCCTTGAAATGATCGCCTTGACCCGCCTGCCTGCCCGCACCTTTGGCACCCTGATGAGCATCGAACCCGCGGTCGCTGCCCTGTCAGGGTTCGTATTTCTCCAGGAGTACCTGTCATTGGCCCAATGGATGGCGATTGCCTGCATCATTCTTGCGTCAATCGGTGCAACCCTGACCCTGAACAACGCCGTCAAGCCTGCCATCGCGGCGGATTGA
- a CDS encoding TetR/AcrR family transcriptional regulator, which produces MRYSANHKMETREKLLASSAVSAKKSGFSTVGVDGLMKAIGLSGGAFYSHFSSKDELFKAIVERELTQSLERLSGDHVLDSARLECCLKQYLSMSHVDQPEAGCALPVLGAEIARSDVQVREAAQTWICRLHENWARILESDSLAWAILSQCVGALVVARMLVAPEIQRNVLKSSQEEISQRMAGQRVG; this is translated from the coding sequence ATGCGTTATTCAGCCAATCACAAAATGGAGACCCGCGAAAAACTGCTCGCCAGCAGTGCCGTATCCGCCAAGAAGTCCGGCTTTTCGACAGTGGGTGTCGATGGTCTGATGAAGGCGATCGGATTGAGCGGCGGGGCGTTTTATAGTCATTTTTCCTCCAAGGACGAACTGTTCAAGGCCATCGTCGAGCGGGAGCTCACTCAAAGCCTGGAGCGCCTGAGCGGTGACCATGTGCTGGACTCGGCCAGGTTGGAGTGTTGTCTCAAGCAGTACCTGAGCATGAGCCACGTCGATCAACCTGAGGCTGGTTGTGCGCTGCCGGTGCTTGGCGCTGAAATTGCGCGCTCGGATGTACAGGTGCGGGAGGCTGCGCAAACGTGGATCTGTCGTTTGCATGAGAACTGGGCGCGGATACTGGAAAGCGACAGCCTGGCCTGGGCCATCCTGTCGCAATGCGTTGGGGCGCTGGTCGTTGCGCGCATGCTGGTCGCGCCAGAGATCCAGCGTAATGTCCTCAAGTCCAGCCAAGAGGAGATAAGCCAACGAATGGCCGGGCAGCGGGTTGGTTGA
- a CDS encoding SDR family oxidoreductase encodes MDNKKVVLVVGAGDATGGAIAKRFAQEGFVACVTRRSADKLAPLVEAIGAQGGEAHGFSCDARKEDDVIALIEQIESQIGPIEAFVFNIGANVPCSILEETARKYFKIWEMACFSGFLNAREVAKRMVKRQRGTILFTGATAGLRGASGFAAFAGAKHGIRALAQSMARELGPLNIHVAHVVVDGAIDTDFIRDNFPEKYATKDEDGILNPEHIADNYWYLHTQPRDAWTFELDLRPWSERW; translated from the coding sequence ATGGATAACAAGAAGGTCGTACTGGTTGTTGGCGCGGGCGATGCCACAGGTGGCGCGATAGCCAAACGTTTCGCGCAGGAAGGATTTGTAGCGTGCGTAACCCGCCGTAGCGCTGACAAACTCGCTCCGCTGGTCGAGGCGATAGGCGCTCAGGGCGGCGAAGCCCACGGCTTTTCCTGTGATGCACGCAAGGAAGACGACGTGATCGCGCTCATCGAGCAAATCGAGAGTCAGATCGGCCCCATCGAGGCTTTTGTCTTCAACATCGGCGCCAACGTGCCCTGCAGCATTCTCGAAGAGACCGCCCGCAAATACTTCAAGATCTGGGAGATGGCCTGTTTCTCCGGTTTCCTCAACGCCCGGGAAGTGGCTAAACGTATGGTCAAGCGCCAGCGCGGGACCATTCTGTTTACCGGTGCCACGGCGGGCTTGCGGGGCGCCTCGGGGTTCGCCGCGTTCGCGGGAGCCAAACATGGCATTCGTGCACTGGCCCAGAGCATGGCTCGCGAATTGGGTCCCCTGAATATCCATGTGGCTCATGTCGTGGTGGACGGCGCCATCGATACCGACTTCATCCGCGATAACTTTCCAGAAAAATATGCGACCAAGGATGAAGACGGCATCCTCAATCCCGAACACATCGCCGATAACTATTGGTACCTGCATACCCAACCACGCGACGCCTGGACCTTCGAGCTGGACCTGCGCCCCTGGAGCGAACGCTGGTAA
- a CDS encoding 2-hydroxychromene-2-carboxylate isomerase has product MSKSVEFFFDLGSPATYLAYTQLPQLCAHTGSELVYRPMLLGGVFKATGNASPITVPAKGAHMAKDLDRFAKRYGVAFKLNPHFPINTLSLMRAITGMQLRHPERFTVFIDCLFRALWVDARDLSHPQTVAAVLDEGGFDPGHVLALTTEEQVKEALKATTEEAIARGVFGAPSMFVGDELFFGQDRLDFVREALG; this is encoded by the coding sequence ATGAGCAAATCAGTAGAGTTTTTCTTTGATCTTGGCAGCCCGGCGACCTACCTGGCGTATACCCAACTCCCGCAGCTTTGCGCACACACCGGCAGCGAACTGGTCTACCGGCCCATGTTGCTGGGGGGTGTCTTCAAGGCAACAGGCAATGCATCGCCGATTACCGTACCGGCCAAAGGCGCGCATATGGCCAAGGACCTGGATCGCTTCGCCAAGCGTTACGGCGTGGCTTTCAAGCTCAATCCGCACTTTCCGATCAACACACTGTCATTGATGCGCGCCATAACCGGCATGCAACTGCGTCATCCTGAACGTTTCACAGTGTTCATCGACTGTCTGTTCCGTGCGTTATGGGTGGACGCCCGCGATCTCAGCCATCCGCAGACCGTAGCGGCGGTACTGGATGAAGGCGGTTTCGACCCGGGCCATGTGCTGGCGCTGACAACTGAGGAGCAAGTCAAGGAAGCACTCAAGGCCACCACCGAAGAAGCCATTGCCCGGGGCGTGTTCGGTGCCCCCAGCATGTTCGTCGGCGATGAGTTGTTCTTTGGCCAGGATCGGCTGGACTTCGTCCGTGAAGCCCTCGGCTGA
- a CDS encoding aminopeptidase P family protein, with translation MSTESLTHGLVPQRLARVRQLMSREGIHALLVPSADPHLSEYLPGYWQGRQWLSGFHGSVGTLIVTKDFAGVWADSRYWEQAAHELKGSGIELVKLIAGQPGPLDWLAEQTPEGGVVAVDGAVMAVASARTLGSKLEERGARLRTDIDLLDEAWSDRPGLPDQPVYAHLPPQATVSRVEKLARLRETLKTRGADWHFIATLDDIAWLFNLRGADVSFNPVFVSFALINQQQATLFVALDKVDGALRAVLEQDGVTLRDYREAASALREVPGGASLQVDPARVTVGLLDNLDRGVKLVEGLNPTTLAKSCKSLADAEHIRRAMEQDGAALCEFFAWLESAWGRERITELTVDEHLTAARKRRPDFVSLSFNTIAAFNANGAMPHYHATEEAHAVIEGDGLLLIDSGGQYLGGTTDITRMVPVGTPTAEQKRDCTRVLKGVIALSRAKFPRGILSPLLDAIARAPIWAEQVDYGHGTGHGVGYFLNVHEGPQVIAYQAAATPQTAMQPGMITSIEPGTYRPGRWGVRIENLALNREAGSSEFGEFLEFETLTLCPIDTRCLEPSLLTREEKDWFNAYHAEVQHRLSPLLEGSALQWLQMRTMAI, from the coding sequence ATGAGTACCGAGTCTTTGACCCATGGACTGGTTCCCCAGCGCCTTGCCCGCGTCCGCCAACTGATGAGCCGGGAGGGCATCCACGCGCTGCTGGTGCCGTCGGCTGATCCGCATCTGTCGGAATATCTGCCGGGCTATTGGCAGGGGCGGCAATGGTTGTCGGGCTTCCATGGCTCGGTCGGTACCTTGATCGTGACGAAGGACTTCGCCGGGGTCTGGGCCGACAGTCGTTATTGGGAGCAGGCCGCCCATGAGCTGAAGGGCAGCGGCATCGAACTGGTCAAGCTCATTGCGGGTCAACCCGGCCCCCTGGATTGGCTGGCCGAACAGACTCCCGAAGGTGGGGTGGTCGCGGTCGACGGTGCGGTGATGGCCGTGGCGTCAGCCCGAACCCTGGGGAGCAAGCTTGAAGAGCGAGGCGCGCGCTTGCGCACCGACATCGATCTGCTGGATGAGGCGTGGTCCGACCGCCCAGGCCTGCCGGATCAGCCGGTGTATGCGCACCTGCCACCCCAGGCGACCGTCAGCCGGGTCGAGAAACTCGCCAGGCTGCGTGAAACCCTCAAGACGCGTGGCGCCGACTGGCATTTCATCGCTACGTTGGATGACATCGCCTGGCTGTTCAACCTGCGCGGCGCGGATGTGTCGTTCAATCCCGTGTTCGTTTCCTTTGCCTTGATCAACCAGCAACAGGCAACCTTGTTCGTGGCCCTGGACAAGGTGGATGGAGCATTGCGTGCGGTCCTTGAGCAGGACGGCGTAACCCTGCGTGATTACCGCGAAGCGGCGAGCGCATTACGTGAAGTGCCTGGCGGCGCGAGCCTGCAGGTCGATCCGGCTCGGGTCACGGTCGGTTTGCTGGATAACCTGGACCGTGGCGTGAAGCTGGTGGAAGGGCTCAATCCCACGACGCTGGCCAAGTCTTGCAAGAGCCTGGCCGACGCCGAGCATATCCGTCGCGCCATGGAGCAGGATGGTGCCGCGCTCTGTGAGTTCTTCGCCTGGTTGGAAAGTGCCTGGGGTCGTGAGCGCATCACCGAACTGACCGTCGATGAACACCTGACCGCGGCCCGCAAACGTCGGCCGGATTTTGTCTCCCTGAGCTTCAACACCATCGCCGCTTTTAACGCCAACGGTGCGATGCCCCATTATCACGCCACGGAAGAGGCCCATGCGGTCATCGAGGGTGATGGGCTGTTGTTGATCGATTCGGGTGGTCAGTACCTTGGAGGTACCACCGACATCACGCGCATGGTGCCGGTCGGAACCCCCACGGCTGAGCAGAAACGCGATTGCACCCGTGTGCTCAAGGGTGTGATTGCGTTGTCCAGGGCGAAGTTTCCGCGAGGCATCCTCTCGCCTCTGCTGGACGCCATCGCCCGCGCGCCGATCTGGGCTGAACAGGTGGATTATGGTCACGGCACCGGCCACGGTGTCGGTTATTTCCTCAACGTTCATGAAGGCCCGCAGGTCATCGCCTATCAGGCGGCCGCCACACCGCAAACCGCGATGCAACCCGGCATGATCACGTCCATAGAACCGGGTACTTATCGTCCTGGGCGGTGGGGTGTGCGCATCGAGAACCTGGCGTTGAATCGCGAGGCAGGTAGCAGTGAGTTTGGCGAATTCCTTGAGTTCGAAACCCTGACCTTGTGCCCGATTGATACCCGCTGCCTGGAGCCATCGCTGCTGACCCGGGAGGAGAAAGACTGGTTCAACGCCTATCATGCCGAGGTTCAGCATCGGTTGAGCCCGTTGCTGGAAGGTAGCGCTCTGCAATGGCTGCAGATGCGAACGATGGCAATCTGA
- a CDS encoding cysteine desulfurase family protein → MNKRPLYFDYAATTPVDERVIQVMVECLGFDGNFGNPASSSHAFGQEARRSVERARQQVAQLVGAQAQQIVWTSGATESNNLALKGVTQARGACGGHVITSLIEHKAILDTARQLEESGVAVTWLAPDADGLISPQAVREALREDTFLVSLMLVNNELGTVNDVVAIGELIRGHGALFHVDAAQGAGKVRIDLARWPVDLMSFSAHKIYGPKGIGALYVGERARPRLSAQIHGGGHEGGFRSGTLATHQIAAMGAAFELAAQSFDDELDKIVRLRNRLLEPLLALPGVCINGSATQRIPHTLSLTFHEGEFNAVALGTSLAFSATSACNSANNTPSHVLLALGHDARAAGRTIRLSLGRFTREQDIDEAVRLIKVACIAAPAFWASTP, encoded by the coding sequence ATGAATAAACGTCCTCTGTATTTCGATTACGCCGCCACCACGCCGGTGGATGAGCGGGTCATCCAGGTCATGGTCGAATGCCTGGGCTTCGATGGCAACTTCGGCAACCCGGCCTCCAGCTCCCATGCCTTCGGCCAGGAGGCCCGGCGCTCGGTGGAGCGGGCGCGTCAGCAGGTGGCGCAATTGGTGGGGGCGCAGGCGCAGCAGATCGTCTGGACTTCCGGCGCCACCGAATCCAACAACCTGGCGCTCAAGGGAGTGACCCAGGCGCGCGGGGCGTGCGGCGGTCATGTCATCACCAGCCTGATCGAACACAAGGCGATTCTCGACACCGCCCGGCAGCTTGAAGAGAGCGGCGTCGCGGTGACCTGGCTGGCGCCGGACGCCGATGGGCTGATCAGTCCGCAAGCTGTCCGCGAGGCCCTGCGCGAGGACACCTTCCTGGTGTCGCTGATGCTGGTGAACAACGAGCTGGGCACCGTCAATGACGTGGTAGCCATCGGCGAGCTCATCCGTGGGCACGGCGCGCTGTTCCATGTGGATGCCGCCCAGGGCGCGGGCAAGGTCAGGATTGACCTGGCCCGCTGGCCGGTGGACCTGATGTCCTTTTCCGCGCACAAAATCTACGGCCCCAAAGGCATCGGCGCGCTCTACGTCGGCGAGCGTGCCCGACCGCGTCTTTCTGCGCAGATCCATGGGGGCGGGCACGAAGGCGGTTTTCGCTCCGGAACCCTGGCCACTCATCAGATCGCGGCCATGGGCGCGGCGTTCGAGCTGGCGGCCCAGTCGTTCGACGACGAGCTCGACAAAATCGTCCGCTTGCGCAATCGTTTGCTGGAACCGCTGCTGGCCCTGCCCGGTGTGTGTATCAACGGCAGCGCGACTCAACGCATTCCCCACACGTTGAGCCTGACGTTCCATGAAGGTGAGTTCAACGCGGTTGCATTGGGTACTTCGCTTGCATTTTCCGCGACGTCAGCCTGCAATTCGGCGAATAACACCCCGTCCCATGTGCTGCTGGCCTTGGGGCACGATGCTCGGGCGGCTGGGCGGACGATTCGCCTGAGCCTGGGGCGCTTCACCCGTGAACAGGATATCGACGAGGCCGTGCGGCTGATCAAGGTGGCCTGTATCGCTGCACCGGCATTCTGGGCCAGTACCCCCTGA
- a CDS encoding antibiotic biosynthesis monooxygenase, protein MQSPRNNRSFTQLIEFDIEPHWQQALITALSEQTEHLAREHQGFLSASIQISEDGRRVLNYLQWQTREAGEAAFRRFESGEQDFWRLIQAHRAKAVTFGSFQVIHSIERSQDNALHCQWVD, encoded by the coding sequence ATGCAGTCGCCAAGGAACAATCGCAGCTTCACCCAACTGATCGAATTCGACATCGAACCTCACTGGCAACAGGCATTGATCACGGCCCTGTCGGAGCAGACGGAGCATCTGGCGCGGGAGCATCAGGGCTTCCTGAGTGCCAGCATCCAGATCAGCGAGGACGGCAGGCGCGTACTCAATTATCTACAGTGGCAAACCCGCGAGGCGGGGGAGGCGGCGTTTCGACGGTTTGAAAGCGGCGAGCAGGATTTCTGGCGGCTGATCCAGGCTCACCGGGCCAAAGCCGTGACGTTTGGCTCGTTCCAGGTGATCCACAGCATTGAGCGCAGCCAGGATAATGCGCTGCATTGCCAGTGGGTGGATTGA
- the soxR gene encoding redox-sensitive transcriptional activator SoxR: MAQIDIHKELTVGQVAARSGVAVTALHFYEAKGLIKSTRNQGNQRRYPRGVLRRVALIKVAQRLGIPLAEIGEALKALPDNRAPTAADWQVLSAQWSRDLDERINQLMALRDRLNGCIGCGCLSMEACPLRNQGDVLGERGPGAHLLGPS; the protein is encoded by the coding sequence ATGGCGCAGATAGATATCCACAAAGAACTCACCGTTGGCCAAGTGGCCGCCCGCAGCGGCGTGGCCGTCACCGCCCTGCACTTCTACGAAGCCAAGGGACTGATCAAAAGTACCCGCAACCAGGGCAACCAACGCCGCTACCCGCGGGGGGTGTTGCGGCGCGTGGCGCTGATCAAGGTGGCCCAGCGCCTGGGCATTCCCTTGGCGGAAATCGGCGAGGCGTTGAAAGCCCTGCCGGACAACCGCGCCCCGACGGCTGCCGATTGGCAGGTCCTGTCGGCTCAGTGGAGCCGGGACCTGGATGAACGCATCAACCAATTGATGGCGCTGCGTGACCGGCTGAACGGTTGTATCGGCTGCGGCTGCCTGTCGATGGAGGCCTGCCCGCTGCGTAACCAGGGCGATGTGCTGGGGGAGCGTGGACCGGGTGCGCATCTGCTGGGCCCGTCCTAA
- a CDS encoding VOC family protein — translation MGVKAIPEGFHSVTPYLGIQKAAEAIEFYKKAFNATEVMRLAMPDGGIGHAELRIGGSPIMLGTPCDQGPLRNPDQSPSVGLHLYVEDVDRMFAQAIAAGGTVIAEVKDQFYGDRSGSLKDPYGHVWFLATHKEDLTQEQIEQRAREMFQQG, via the coding sequence ATGGGCGTCAAAGCCATTCCCGAAGGTTTCCACAGCGTTACGCCCTACCTGGGCATCCAGAAAGCCGCCGAAGCCATCGAGTTCTACAAGAAAGCCTTCAATGCCACCGAAGTCATGCGCCTGGCCATGCCCGACGGGGGCATCGGTCATGCCGAACTGCGGATCGGCGGCAGCCCGATCATGCTCGGCACACCGTGCGATCAAGGCCCGCTGCGCAATCCGGACCAATCGCCGTCGGTGGGCCTGCATTTATATGTCGAGGATGTGGACCGCATGTTTGCCCAGGCGATTGCCGCCGGTGGCACGGTGATCGCCGAGGTCAAGGATCAGTTTTATGGTGATCGCTCCGGCAGCCTGAAGGATCCCTATGGACATGTGTGGTTCCTGGCTACGCACAAAGAGGACCTGACTCAGGAACAGATCGAGCAACGGGCCAGGGAGATGTTTCAACAGGGCTGA